From the genome of Vicia villosa cultivar HV-30 ecotype Madison, WI linkage group LG2, Vvil1.0, whole genome shotgun sequence, one region includes:
- the LOC131651714 gene encoding gamma-glutamyl hydrolase 2-like isoform X1: MRKLDSRIRNQEILRLREDLKEAQGSNKALEKYDVGDYFPIYGICLGFELISMIVSKDNNILEAFVARNEASSLQFVDNTNIEGFVFQRCTKELANFISLVFLYINEVALI; encoded by the exons ATGCGGAAGCTCGACTCAAGGATAAGAAATCAAGAGATTTTACGGCTTAGAGAAGATCTGAAGGAAGCTCAAGGTTCGAAT AAAGCTTTAGAGAAATATGATGTCGGAGACTATTTCCCCATATATGGCATCTGCTTAGGCTTTGAACTTATATCGATGATCGTAAGCAAG GATAATAATATTCTTGAAGCATTTGTAGCAAGAAATGAGGCAAGTAGCCTTCAGTTTGTGGACAACACAAATATAGAAGGATTTGTATTTCAAAG ATGTACAAAGGAATTGGCCAACTTTATTTCATTGGTTTTTCTCTATATCAATGAAGTAGCACTCATCTAA
- the LOC131651714 gene encoding gamma-glutamyl hydrolase 2-like isoform X2 has protein sequence MRKLDSRIRNQEILRLREDLKEAQGSNKALEKYDVGDYFPIYGICLGFELISMIVSKDNNILEAFVARNEASSLQFVDNTNIEGFVFQSVH, from the exons ATGCGGAAGCTCGACTCAAGGATAAGAAATCAAGAGATTTTACGGCTTAGAGAAGATCTGAAGGAAGCTCAAGGTTCGAAT AAAGCTTTAGAGAAATATGATGTCGGAGACTATTTCCCCATATATGGCATCTGCTTAGGCTTTGAACTTATATCGATGATCGTAAGCAAG GATAATAATATTCTTGAAGCATTTGTAGCAAGAAATGAGGCAAGTAGCCTTCAGTTTGTGGACAACACAAATATAGAAGGATTTGTATTTCAAAG TGTTCATTGA